The proteins below are encoded in one region of Bremerella sp. P1:
- a CDS encoding sulfatase-like hydrolase/transferase: MYRTIVTLCLWVICCTAVSAAKPNLLLIVADDMGYGDLSCYGSKQIQTPNLDRLASGGVLCTDGYVSGSVCAPSRAGLMTGRYGSRFGFEHNLSNPAGLEDEFAGIPLDETLLSQRLQEQGYRTGLVGKWHLGESVPGHHPLERGFDFFFGMLGGSHAYFPTVEKNRLLINHEPPHEIRTPYLTDWFTLEAIDFIQAEGKAKELDAQQPWFLYLSYNTPHGPMQAKEEDIEQYAHIHDKTRRVYCAMQACMDENIGKIVDTLESTGQLENTLIAFISDNGGSVEVSHAVNAPLRGTKGTFLEGGIRVPTIYHWPAQLPQGKVYDQPVISLDVMKTFVTAAGGQAPSAGETEPRKGRSKKNLPIYDGVDLVPHFRGESKEAPHESLYWRMALRGSAIREGDWKLLIPNSQLPQLYNLKEDVGETTNLIQDQPEMAAQLLEKLNEWEGTMERNPLFISAPTWSQYNKRLYEKTFSLEQPLPDSEEDIWSF; the protein is encoded by the coding sequence ATGTACCGAACGATCGTCACGCTCTGCCTGTGGGTAATCTGTTGCACCGCCGTTTCTGCCGCGAAGCCCAACTTGCTTCTGATTGTGGCCGACGATATGGGGTACGGCGACTTGTCGTGCTATGGCTCGAAGCAGATTCAGACGCCCAATCTCGACCGTCTGGCCAGCGGCGGAGTACTTTGTACCGATGGCTATGTTTCAGGTTCGGTTTGTGCTCCCTCTCGCGCCGGCCTGATGACCGGGCGCTACGGATCCCGATTTGGATTTGAGCACAATCTTAGCAATCCAGCCGGACTCGAGGATGAGTTTGCCGGAATCCCCTTGGATGAAACGCTTCTGTCGCAGCGGCTTCAAGAGCAAGGGTACCGTACCGGCTTGGTTGGAAAATGGCATCTGGGAGAGTCAGTGCCGGGGCATCATCCGCTGGAACGTGGCTTTGACTTCTTCTTTGGAATGTTGGGCGGCAGTCATGCTTACTTTCCAACCGTGGAGAAGAATCGACTACTGATCAATCATGAACCGCCCCACGAGATTCGCACGCCGTACCTGACCGATTGGTTCACGCTCGAAGCGATCGACTTCATTCAGGCCGAGGGGAAGGCGAAAGAGTTGGATGCCCAGCAGCCATGGTTTCTTTATCTGTCGTACAACACGCCTCATGGTCCAATGCAAGCCAAGGAGGAAGATATTGAGCAGTACGCACACATCCATGACAAGACACGCCGAGTCTACTGCGCTATGCAGGCCTGTATGGACGAGAACATTGGCAAGATTGTTGACACGCTCGAGTCGACGGGCCAACTCGAAAACACGCTGATCGCATTCATCTCCGACAACGGTGGTTCGGTGGAAGTTTCTCACGCGGTGAATGCTCCTCTGCGAGGGACCAAAGGAACGTTCCTGGAAGGTGGCATTCGCGTGCCAACCATTTATCACTGGCCGGCTCAATTGCCCCAGGGCAAGGTTTATGACCAACCCGTGATCTCTTTGGATGTAATGAAAACGTTTGTTACGGCTGCTGGCGGCCAGGCTCCTTCTGCCGGGGAAACGGAACCTCGCAAAGGTCGTAGCAAGAAGAATCTGCCGATCTACGATGGCGTCGACCTCGTGCCACATTTTCGAGGAGAAAGTAAAGAGGCTCCGCACGAGTCGCTCTACTGGCGGATGGCTCTCCGCGGTTCGGCAATTCGAGAAGGTGATTGGAAACTGCTGATTCCCAACTCGCAGTTGCCTCAGTTGTACAACTTGAAAGAGGACGTCGGCGAGACAACCAACTTGATTCAGGACCAGCCTGAGATGGCGGCACAACTCTTGGAGAAGTTGAACGAGTGGGAAGGGACGATGGAACGGAACCCGCTGTTCATTTCTGCTCCGACTTGGTCCCAGTACAAT
- a CDS encoding aldehyde dehydrogenase family protein — protein sequence MILTTTAPVARPETQAFIEQDHKLLIDGQWLPAATEKKFEVVNPADGKVIAQVAEGGQQDVNKAVAAARKAFETGPWPAMTASQRGKMLWRLADLMEQHIEEFAEIESLDNGKPKAVAAAADVPLAIDLFRYMAGWATKIEGTTIPVSVPYLDGAEFHSYTLREPVGVVGQIIPWNFPLLMAAWKLGPALATGCTVVLKVAEETPLSALRLAHLIQEAGFPPGVVNVITGFGETAGAALSAHPDVDKVAFTGSTEVGKLIVKAAGETNLKKISLELGGKSPNIIMPDADIPAAIAGSANAIFFNHGQCCCAGSRLFVHRKHFDQVVEGVAEEASKIKLGPGMHPDSDMGPMVSQIQQDRVCSYLDIGEKEGAKAVCGGKRADSEGYFVEPTVLVDTNANMKVIKEEIFGPVVAAVAFDDIEEVIATANDSIYGLAAAVWTKDISLGHRIAKRIKAGTVWMNCYNVFDASLPFGGYKQSGWGREMGHEAINLYTQTKAVTLQLK from the coding sequence ATGATTTTGACGACGACTGCCCCTGTCGCGCGTCCGGAAACACAAGCATTCATTGAACAGGACCACAAGCTACTTATCGATGGACAGTGGCTGCCTGCGGCAACGGAAAAGAAGTTTGAAGTGGTGAACCCGGCCGATGGCAAGGTGATTGCCCAGGTTGCCGAAGGTGGTCAGCAAGATGTCAATAAAGCGGTAGCCGCTGCCCGCAAGGCATTCGAGACCGGACCTTGGCCGGCAATGACCGCTTCCCAGCGCGGCAAGATGCTCTGGCGACTAGCCGACTTGATGGAGCAGCACATCGAAGAGTTCGCCGAGATCGAATCGCTTGACAATGGTAAGCCAAAAGCGGTTGCTGCTGCCGCCGACGTTCCACTGGCGATCGACCTGTTTCGCTACATGGCCGGCTGGGCCACCAAGATCGAAGGAACGACCATTCCGGTCTCGGTGCCGTATCTCGACGGGGCCGAGTTCCACAGCTATACGCTGCGGGAACCAGTCGGTGTCGTTGGTCAGATCATCCCTTGGAACTTCCCCTTATTGATGGCAGCCTGGAAGTTGGGACCGGCTCTGGCAACGGGATGCACCGTTGTGCTGAAGGTTGCTGAAGAAACGCCGCTGAGCGCCTTGCGTTTGGCGCACTTAATTCAAGAGGCAGGCTTTCCGCCCGGCGTTGTGAACGTAATTACCGGCTTCGGTGAAACTGCCGGCGCGGCACTTTCGGCCCATCCCGATGTCGACAAGGTTGCGTTCACTGGATCGACCGAAGTGGGTAAGCTGATCGTCAAAGCGGCTGGGGAAACCAATCTGAAAAAGATCTCGCTGGAGTTGGGCGGCAAGAGCCCGAATATCATCATGCCGGATGCTGACATCCCGGCAGCCATCGCGGGATCGGCCAACGCCATCTTCTTTAATCATGGTCAGTGCTGCTGTGCCGGATCTCGCTTATTCGTTCATCGAAAGCACTTCGATCAAGTCGTCGAAGGGGTGGCCGAAGAAGCCAGCAAGATCAAGCTCGGGCCTGGCATGCATCCCGATTCGGACATGGGGCCGATGGTCTCTCAGATTCAACAGGATCGAGTTTGTAGCTATCTCGACATTGGCGAGAAGGAAGGAGCGAAGGCCGTCTGTGGCGGCAAGCGAGCCGACAGCGAAGGGTACTTCGTCGAGCCGACCGTGTTGGTCGATACCAATGCAAACATGAAAGTGATCAAGGAAGAGATCTTCGGTCCGGTGGTTGCCGCAGTGGCCTTTGACGACATCGAGGAAGTGATTGCCACGGCCAACGACAGCATCTACGGGCTGGCCGCGGCTGTCTGGACGAAAGATATCAGCCTGGGGCACCGGATCGCCAAACGTATCAAGGCCGGCACCGTTTGGATGAACTGCTACAACGTGTTTGATGCCTCGCTTCCGTTTGGCGGCTACAAGCAATCCGGCTGGGGCCGTGAAATGGGGCACGAGGCGATCAACCTCTATACCCAAACGAAAGCGGTCACGCTGCAACTGAAATAG
- a CDS encoding sulfatase-like hydrolase/transferase, whose translation MRALIGLALLFVPAVLLAAERPANVVLIVSDDQGYHDLGSFGATDVRTPHLDQLAQEGTRLTSFYVAWNACTPSRAAFLTGRYPQRNGTYDMIRNDRVDDGHLYSPEEYAVSPEHILGTDVREAFLSNVLKDAGYACGCYGKWDGGQLKRFLPLQRGFDDFYGFCNTGIDYFTHERYGVPSMFDGNELTTKDQGTYCTTLFRDHAVKFIDQNHERPFFLYVPFNAPHGASNLDREIRGSVQASPEYLAMYPEGTSRSEQRRRGYMAAVTEMDAAIGAILDRLERYEIANDTLVIFFSDNGGSGLADNQPLQGRKSTMWEGGIRVPCIVRWPGKVPAGKTSDEFLTALEVFPTACKAAGTTLPSGVPYDGFDMLPVLQGKTESPRKEMFWQRRNEVAVRSGDWKWIDSKRAKGLYYLPEDIGEENDLSEKHPDKAFALKERLTEWQQEMEAAEPRRPFRDF comes from the coding sequence ATGCGTGCGTTGATTGGTTTGGCCCTGCTTTTTGTTCCTGCGGTTTTGCTGGCTGCCGAGCGCCCAGCCAACGTCGTGTTAATCGTCTCGGACGATCAAGGCTATCACGACTTGGGCTCGTTCGGAGCGACCGATGTCCGCACACCGCACTTGGATCAACTGGCCCAGGAAGGGACGCGACTGACCAGTTTTTATGTTGCCTGGAATGCGTGTACGCCTTCGCGGGCTGCTTTCCTGACAGGCCGTTACCCACAGCGAAATGGCACCTACGATATGATCCGCAACGATCGTGTCGATGACGGGCATCTCTACTCGCCTGAAGAATATGCGGTGTCGCCCGAACACATTCTGGGGACAGACGTACGTGAGGCTTTCCTATCGAATGTTTTGAAGGACGCCGGCTATGCATGTGGATGCTACGGCAAATGGGATGGCGGCCAACTCAAACGATTCCTGCCGCTACAGCGCGGCTTCGATGATTTCTACGGCTTCTGTAATACGGGCATCGACTACTTCACCCACGAGCGGTACGGCGTTCCGTCGATGTTTGATGGGAACGAGCTCACGACCAAGGATCAAGGCACGTATTGCACCACGCTGTTTCGAGACCACGCAGTGAAGTTTATTGATCAGAATCACGAGCGACCGTTCTTTCTGTATGTCCCGTTCAATGCACCACATGGGGCGTCCAACCTCGATCGTGAAATTCGCGGCAGCGTGCAGGCGTCGCCTGAATACCTGGCCATGTACCCTGAAGGAACGAGCCGCTCAGAACAACGTCGACGTGGCTACATGGCGGCCGTCACTGAAATGGATGCGGCCATCGGCGCGATCCTCGATCGACTTGAGCGTTATGAAATTGCCAATGACACACTCGTCATCTTCTTTTCCGACAATGGCGGCAGTGGCCTGGCCGATAATCAACCGCTGCAAGGTCGCAAGTCGACCATGTGGGAAGGTGGCATTCGCGTTCCCTGTATCGTCCGCTGGCCCGGCAAGGTACCCGCAGGTAAGACAAGCGACGAGTTTCTGACCGCCCTGGAGGTCTTTCCGACCGCATGCAAAGCCGCCGGGACAACACTTCCTAGCGGCGTGCCCTACGATGGCTTCGACATGCTGCCGGTGCTCCAGGGAAAAACCGAGTCCCCTCGAAAAGAGATGTTCTGGCAACGAAGAAATGAAGTCGCGGTTCGCAGCGGTGACTGGAAGTGGATCGACAGCAAGAGGGCAAAGGGTCTGTACTACTTGCCAGAAGACATCGGCGAAGAGAATGACTTGTCGGAAAAGCATCCCGACAAAGCTTTTGCGCTAAAAGAGCGACTGACCGAGTGGCAACAGGAAATGGAAGCCGCCGAACCTCGTCGGCCTTTTCGGGACTTCTAG
- a CDS encoding ArsR/SmtB family transcription factor, which translates to MPKKTPNKPPLEMDALGQAAECLKALAHPVRLRMVQLLLHGRFTVGEIAEDCGIAENLASEHLRLMQRCGFFTSERDGRRVYYSVAEPHLEDIMACIESRFLTEAGK; encoded by the coding sequence ATGCCCAAAAAGACACCTAACAAGCCACCTCTGGAAATGGATGCACTTGGCCAAGCTGCTGAGTGCTTAAAAGCATTAGCGCATCCGGTTCGTCTTCGGATGGTCCAGCTTTTGCTCCATGGTAGGTTTACGGTTGGCGAGATCGCCGAAGATTGTGGCATTGCCGAGAACCTAGCATCCGAGCATCTTCGTTTGATGCAACGCTGTGGCTTTTTCACAAGCGAGCGAGACGGTCGACGAGTCTATTACTCGGTGGCAGAACCCCACCTGGAAGACATCATGGCCTGTATCGAAAGCCGATTCTTGACAGAGGCCGGCAAATAG
- a CDS encoding rhodanese-like domain-containing protein gives MSVNTISPQELNKLCESGDCDLIDVRTPAEYEEVHATKAVNKPLDRLAPNEVMEARNGSAHKPLYVICKSGNRAGKACEKFVAAGYENVVNVEGGTDAWASAGLPVVRGKKTISLERQVRIAAGFLVLVGALLGIFVHPYFAGLSAFVGAGLMFAGITDTCGMAMMLAKMPWNQASSCSR, from the coding sequence ATGAGCGTTAATACGATTTCTCCCCAAGAACTGAATAAGCTTTGCGAGTCAGGCGACTGCGACCTGATCGATGTTCGCACGCCAGCTGAATACGAAGAGGTGCACGCCACCAAGGCCGTGAACAAGCCCCTGGATCGACTTGCCCCGAACGAAGTCATGGAGGCCCGCAACGGCTCGGCACACAAGCCCCTTTACGTGATCTGCAAGTCCGGTAATCGCGCCGGCAAGGCCTGCGAAAAGTTTGTTGCAGCGGGATACGAGAACGTTGTTAACGTGGAAGGCGGAACGGATGCCTGGGCTTCGGCAGGTCTTCCTGTAGTGCGTGGCAAGAAGACGATCTCCCTGGAACGCCAGGTGAGAATCGCCGCTGGCTTCCTCGTCCTCGTGGGCGCATTGCTGGGTATTTTCGTTCACCCCTACTTCGCTGGACTCTCGGCGTTTGTTGGTGCTGGCCTGATGTTCGCCGGCATTACCGACACCTGCGGCATGGCCATGATGTTGGCCAAGATGCCGTGGAATCAAGCGTCTAGCTGCTCGAGATAG
- a CDS encoding PQQ-binding-like beta-propeller repeat protein — MSTTLRLLLCIASITIFSTKLHAEDWPQWQGPARDGISGETQLKAKWPEDGPPLVWQVNELGDGYGAVSVVGGVIYLVTNEGLDDESVKALNAANGQVLWATRIGKVGNPNQKPSYPAARSTPTLDGEMLYVLGSDGDLVCLKAKSGEVVWQKNIREAYDGKPGTWAYSESPLIDGNKVVVTPGGKDVGIVAVDKATGETIWKANTPKMGAAAYASIQKVTAAGKPQYVAFMANGLAGVDAEDGTFLWSYTRTKGIANMPTPVVAGDIVYSGGSRTGGGAVRLVAEQVTVLPEELYFNPKLPTAIGGAVKVDGYLYGCSGSTLMCVDFVSGEIKWQERISAAASILYADGRLYLHTENGKVMMVAATPEEMNIVSEFTLPDQPEGTGKEWAYPALADGKLFLRQHGTIWCYDVK; from the coding sequence ATGTCTACGACGCTTCGACTCTTGCTTTGTATCGCCTCGATCACAATCTTCTCTACCAAGCTCCATGCCGAGGACTGGCCGCAATGGCAGGGGCCCGCCCGTGATGGTATTTCTGGCGAAACCCAGTTAAAGGCCAAGTGGCCGGAAGATGGTCCACCATTGGTTTGGCAAGTCAACGAGTTAGGAGATGGGTACGGCGCAGTATCCGTGGTTGGCGGCGTGATTTACCTGGTTACCAACGAAGGCCTGGATGACGAATCGGTGAAAGCACTGAACGCGGCCAACGGGCAAGTGCTGTGGGCGACCCGAATCGGAAAGGTCGGCAATCCGAATCAAAAGCCAAGCTACCCGGCCGCACGCAGTACTCCGACTCTTGATGGCGAAATGCTGTATGTCTTGGGTTCCGACGGTGACTTGGTTTGCTTGAAGGCAAAAAGTGGCGAAGTTGTTTGGCAGAAAAATATTCGCGAGGCGTACGATGGCAAGCCAGGCACATGGGCTTACTCAGAGTCTCCGTTGATCGACGGAAACAAAGTGGTTGTCACACCTGGTGGCAAAGATGTGGGCATCGTGGCCGTTGATAAGGCAACCGGCGAGACGATCTGGAAGGCGAATACTCCGAAGATGGGAGCCGCAGCCTATGCCTCGATCCAAAAGGTGACCGCCGCAGGCAAGCCGCAGTATGTCGCATTCATGGCCAACGGCCTCGCTGGTGTCGACGCCGAAGATGGGACATTTCTTTGGTCTTACACACGTACCAAAGGGATCGCAAATATGCCTACGCCGGTGGTGGCTGGCGATATCGTTTACAGCGGCGGTTCACGAACCGGCGGAGGTGCCGTCCGGCTAGTGGCTGAGCAGGTCACCGTATTACCGGAAGAACTGTACTTCAATCCGAAGCTGCCCACTGCAATTGGCGGGGCAGTGAAAGTCGATGGCTATCTCTATGGTTGCAGCGGTTCGACACTCATGTGCGTCGATTTCGTATCAGGCGAGATTAAGTGGCAGGAACGTATCAGCGCGGCCGCTTCGATCCTTTATGCCGATGGGCGTTTGTACCTGCACACCGAAAATGGCAAGGTCATGATGGTGGCTGCCACCCCAGAAGAGATGAACATCGTGAGCGAGTTCACTTTGCCTGATCAGCCGGAAGGAACTGGGAAAGAATGGGCCTATCCGGCTTTGGCTGACGGCAAGCTCTTTCTACGGCAGCACGGTACGATTTGGTGCTATGACGTGAAGTAG
- a CDS encoding FAD-dependent oxidoreductase, whose product MTHSPPLIIGAGPVGMAAAAFLSRYDIIPRIVDKRAEPSKFSKALAINPRTLELFEASGITDKLLSLGRKIYGTTIHRNGRIVAEVDFKDLEHRFPFMLALSQAATEGVLRKDLGERGIEIERQIELVDSPNLAEGKAELVHVETQANESITAPWILASDGAHSVARKSVHVPFPGETYDRAWVLDDIPLATDFAPDRAHIKLQDDGFLFMMPIHTGEEKPGEPTIWRVMGNYPEPIAQLTESNPIGESQWNSSFHIAHRLVESMNVGKVYFAGDAAHLHSPVGARGMNLGIEDAWVFAELAKRDELALYHQQRWPVDNAIIQRIRTMTGFVKAESFFKRTLRNLLAPRLLHWKSVRETMLKTVSGLDHPLPLFQPEPEEDPAEKRASRRREREST is encoded by the coding sequence ATGACGCACTCACCCCCTCTCATAATTGGCGCTGGACCTGTCGGCATGGCGGCTGCCGCGTTTTTATCGCGGTACGATATCATTCCGAGGATTGTGGACAAACGGGCTGAGCCCTCGAAATTCTCGAAGGCACTGGCCATTAATCCACGCACGCTGGAACTGTTCGAGGCTTCCGGAATCACCGACAAGCTCTTGTCATTGGGGCGGAAGATTTACGGGACCACCATTCACCGCAATGGGCGCATTGTCGCGGAAGTTGATTTCAAAGATCTTGAGCATCGCTTCCCGTTTATGTTGGCCCTTTCGCAAGCAGCTACCGAAGGTGTCCTGAGGAAAGATCTTGGCGAGCGGGGAATCGAGATCGAGCGTCAAATCGAACTCGTCGATTCCCCTAACCTGGCCGAAGGCAAAGCAGAACTGGTTCATGTTGAAACCCAGGCCAACGAGTCGATCACGGCTCCGTGGATTCTGGCATCGGACGGTGCCCACAGCGTGGCTCGCAAGTCAGTTCATGTCCCTTTTCCAGGAGAAACCTACGACCGTGCGTGGGTGCTCGATGACATTCCCCTGGCGACCGACTTCGCTCCCGACAGGGCACATATCAAGTTGCAGGACGATGGTTTTCTCTTCATGATGCCGATCCATACCGGCGAAGAGAAACCTGGCGAGCCGACCATTTGGCGCGTCATGGGTAACTACCCCGAACCAATTGCCCAATTGACCGAGTCCAATCCGATTGGCGAATCGCAGTGGAACTCGTCCTTTCATATTGCCCACCGGTTAGTGGAATCGATGAATGTCGGCAAAGTCTACTTCGCCGGGGACGCGGCTCACCTTCACTCGCCGGTCGGGGCGCGTGGGATGAACCTCGGCATTGAAGATGCCTGGGTGTTCGCTGAGCTTGCCAAACGAGACGAGCTTGCCCTCTATCACCAACAGCGTTGGCCGGTTGATAATGCGATTATTCAGCGGATTCGTACGATGACCGGTTTCGTGAAGGCCGAGTCGTTCTTCAAACGAACCCTTCGCAACTTGCTCGCACCCAGACTTCTGCACTGGAAGAGTGTGCGGGAAACCATGCTCAAGACCGTAAGCGGACTGGACCATCCCCTCCCGTTATTCCAACCAGAGCCAGAAGAAGATCCCGCCGAAAAGCGTGCCTCGCGACGGCGGGAACGAGAATCAACGTAG
- a CDS encoding tetratricopeptide repeat protein, translating into MRVCSSPAMFVALAVAALLSAGSNAYAAKPGSEVPLFPGLGEHRWEISSDNPQAQAYFNQGLAFMYGFNHDEAIRSFHEAARLDPNCPAPWWAISLANGPNINYPLLDEKHAPLAWEALQKAKQLASNGSPLEQGLIAALDQRYAQPPPEDRKPLDQAYADAMRKLWKEYPGEPDVGAVFAESLMDLWPWDLWQQAGTANPDTREVMETLEAVLKQSPDHPLALHLYIHTLEASGEVAKAADEADRLRNLQPGLGHMVHMPSHIDVRLGAWRKAIAANEKAIIADTAYKQQSPEQDFFRIYMAHNRHMLAFAAMMIGQEKVATEQIDMMLKEMPESWVVANAPFVDGMHSMPYEMHIRFGRWDAILEEPEPAEHFPICRAMRHFARGVAYAAKKQPAEARKEQATFRELKAAIPEEAFFAQNPASVVLDIADKMLEGEILYREGKTDEAVASLEKAAELEDSLRYTEPPDWIQPVRHALAATLMDAKRYKEAEKVLRTDLEIHPHNGWALYDLARSLRMQDKFDEADKVQAEFEVAWKDADVKMSSACMCLPAE; encoded by the coding sequence ATGAGAGTTTGCAGTTCGCCAGCCATGTTCGTGGCCTTAGCTGTTGCTGCGTTACTGAGTGCCGGCTCAAACGCCTATGCCGCGAAGCCAGGTTCTGAAGTCCCGTTGTTTCCCGGGTTAGGGGAACATCGCTGGGAGATTTCAAGCGACAATCCACAAGCCCAGGCCTACTTCAATCAAGGGCTGGCGTTCATGTATGGCTTCAACCATGACGAAGCGATTCGCAGTTTCCACGAGGCGGCCAGGCTCGATCCCAATTGCCCCGCGCCTTGGTGGGCTATCTCCCTGGCCAACGGCCCGAACATCAACTATCCGCTCTTGGACGAGAAGCATGCTCCACTGGCCTGGGAGGCCCTGCAGAAGGCGAAACAACTGGCCAGTAATGGCTCGCCCCTAGAGCAGGGACTGATCGCCGCACTCGATCAACGCTATGCCCAGCCGCCACCTGAGGATCGCAAGCCGCTCGATCAAGCCTACGCCGATGCAATGCGCAAGCTTTGGAAAGAGTATCCAGGCGAGCCAGACGTAGGGGCCGTCTTCGCCGAGAGTTTAATGGATCTGTGGCCTTGGGATCTTTGGCAGCAAGCCGGCACAGCCAACCCGGATACCCGAGAGGTCATGGAAACGCTCGAAGCCGTTCTCAAGCAGTCTCCCGATCATCCTCTGGCGTTGCACCTGTACATTCACACGCTCGAGGCCTCGGGTGAAGTGGCGAAAGCAGCCGACGAAGCCGATCGCCTCCGTAACCTCCAGCCTGGGCTAGGGCACATGGTCCACATGCCCAGTCACATCGATGTCCGCTTAGGAGCTTGGCGCAAAGCCATTGCGGCCAATGAGAAGGCCATCATCGCCGACACGGCCTACAAGCAGCAGTCTCCTGAGCAGGACTTCTTCCGGATTTACATGGCCCATAATCGCCACATGTTGGCTTTCGCCGCGATGATGATCGGACAGGAAAAAGTCGCGACCGAGCAGATTGACATGATGCTGAAAGAGATGCCTGAGAGCTGGGTGGTGGCAAACGCTCCGTTTGTCGATGGCATGCATAGCATGCCGTATGAGATGCATATTCGCTTTGGGCGTTGGGATGCGATCCTGGAGGAGCCTGAGCCTGCCGAACACTTCCCCATTTGTCGGGCGATGCGGCACTTCGCGCGTGGTGTTGCTTATGCCGCGAAGAAGCAACCGGCCGAAGCACGTAAAGAGCAGGCAACGTTCCGTGAGCTAAAAGCGGCGATTCCGGAAGAGGCTTTTTTCGCTCAGAATCCGGCATCGGTCGTGTTGGACATTGCCGACAAGATGCTCGAAGGCGAGATCCTTTATCGCGAAGGCAAAACGGATGAAGCGGTTGCCAGTTTGGAGAAAGCAGCCGAGTTGGAAGACTCGCTGCGATATACGGAACCGCCTGATTGGATCCAACCAGTTCGCCATGCTTTGGCCGCGACCTTAATGGATGCAAAGCGATACAAAGAGGCCGAGAAAGTCTTGCGAACCGACTTGGAAATCCATCCTCACAATGGATGGGCACTATACGACCTGGCACGTAGTCTGCGGATGCAAGACAAGTTCGACGAAGCCGACAAGGTTCAAGCCGAGTTTGAGGTGGCTTGGAAAGACGCCGATGTGAAGATGAGTTCGGCGTGTATGTGTTTGCCAGCCGAGTAG